A window of Palaemon carinicauda isolate YSFRI2023 chromosome 27, ASM3689809v2, whole genome shotgun sequence contains these coding sequences:
- the LOC137620858 gene encoding protein FAM200C-like gives MLAYLADVFSALSELNHSLQGRGLNIVTASEKLAAFKEKLVLWMKRVKRGNLVNFSFLEETVTENSTLPPNFVAKIVEHMQMLCTSFDGYFSCGELQACNIWSLNPFMRNLEDVDDDGSIIEDLIDMRHNHGIQMEFANCQLDHFLASQLEAYPALATKAL, from the coding sequence atgcttgcctacttggctgatgtgttttcagcactcagTGAACTCAATCACTCTCTGCAgggaaggggacttaacattgtgactgcaagcgagaaattggctgcattcaaggaaaaactagTCTTGTGGATGAAGCGTGTGAAGAGGGGGAATTTGGTAAATTTCTCCTTcctggaagagacagtcacagaaaattctaccctgcctccaaactttgttgcaaaaattgttgaacatatgcagatgttgtgtacttcctttgatggttacttctcatgtggagagttacaagcctgtaatatcTGGAGCTTGAACCCTTTCATGCGgaatttggaagatgttgatgatgatggcagcatcatagaagatctcatcgacatgagacacaatcatggaatccaaatggagttcGCCAATTGTCAGCTGGACCACTTCttggcttctcagctggaagcataccctgcacTAGCAACGAAAGCACTCTGA